In the Gloeocapsa sp. PCC 73106 genome, GCTCCGGTGTAAGCTCCCGTCTCATAATTGGGCGGATATTTCCGACTGCGAGGACTAGCGGTTTCTACAGACCCATAGAAGAAACGAGTACTCTTAAGATCGGCTCCACTAAGATCGGCTTCATAGAGAACGGTACGACTCAGATTAGCTTTAACTAAATCTGCTTTACGTAAGTCAGAGCGCACCATATTAGCTTCGCTTAAATCGGTCCAGCGTAAGTCTTGTCCCGCTAAATCAGCCCCCGCTAACATTACCCCCAAAAAAATTACTCTAACTCCGTAAGCGCGATCCTCGGCGTAATTCCCGTAACCGTCTAGCATGGGTCTACCTAGCTGTTGGTCTCTCTGCAGTGGTACGATTAAACGAGAGCGGGAAAGAAAACGTAAGACTTTGGCTTTACCATTAGCGTCGATACTACTCATGATAGCTGCTGTGCGTCCTTCGGCGATCGCTCTTTCTTGAGGCCAATCCTCTAATAATCCCTCTTCGTTGAGAGCAAGTTCAGAAACTCCTTGGAAATAAGCGTCTATCGTTTGTTGCTGGGTGATACGGTTTTGTTGAATCGTTAAGTCTCTAGAAATTACATATTGTTCCCAAGCTACGTATACCGCTAATACGGCGATCATAATTTGACCAAAAGCCCCAAACCATTCCGCCCAGGAACCAAATTCATCCCATTTAATTTGATCCAACCAGTTCCTAATCAGCCCATAAACCCCAATATAGTTAAATAAACCCAATAGTGCTAAGCCAAAACCAATAAACCCCAGTAAACTTTTGCGCTCATCGGGAGTCAGATAAACCAGGAGCCAAGCTTTGATACTGGGGAAGATAATTCTTAAAGATAACAGTAGGGAGAAAATCGCCCCCGATATACCCATCCAGGGTATTTTTGAGCTTAGACCGATAGACATGATTACTAAGCCCAACAAGAGAAGCGTGATGGGAGAATAATTTTTAGATTGATTTAACAGATTGCGTCTTTGCTGGGTAATCTGCCAAGATATATCAGGTAATTCCCACGAATCTTTAGCTGGTTCCGTAGCCATAAATACTTCACTTGTCTATCTTTTAATGAAAATCAGCAGCAGAAACAATTATATTAATTTTTTCTCTGGTGTCCCTTCTAATCATGCCTTTTTTCTGCTCATGGTTAAAAGAGCGTAGGTCTGTCTGGTTGGAGTATACTGCCTCTAGAGCGGTTTGAATCGCACTTGGGGCTTTTCCTCCTAAAAAACTGTTCAAGGTTTCTTGCATCAGTTCTAAGCTGGTATCCGGGCTGAAAATTGCCTCACTCTGACGTAGCTGCTGTGTCTCAGTGTCAAACAAGTATTTTACCTCTACCCCTGTGACTGCATTAGAGTAACTCCAAACTATAGTATTATGCCAGAAACCTCTTTGTTGAGAGTCTGGTTCTCCCATGGCTTGCAAAATTTGCTCTTGTTCAGTTCCCAGATTAAAAGTAGGAACCTCTGTTGTTACTGGTGTGGGTTTAGGATCCAGGGGAACAATGGTTTCAGGTTCTTTGGTTATCTCTTCTGGTGTAACGGGTACTTGTGTAGCGTATGGTGCTACCGCACCCGAGCGATGAGGTTCCAAGGTCGGTAAAGTCAATGGGGCGGGTGTAGATGTTTCTGGAGTGACTACGGGTATAGATTTATCTCTGGGTAAAAATAAACTCACTCCAAACAGTAAAAATAGCGTTCCTAGGGTGATTCCTCCCAAAAATAGAGGTATGAGCAGTTTAAGAGGGTTATTACCCTGCGGTTCTAGGTAGGGGTGATTGAGTGCTAAGGTAGCGCCTGTGGGGTTTTCTGCTTTCTTCTGAGGGTATTCTGGCGCAACTACTAGAGTTCGTCCTGTACTTGCTTGCTGTTGAGGTGTTAAAGCTTGTAGCATGACTTGAGCACTAGGAAAGCGATCGCGCGGATGAAAGCGAATTGCTCGATCTATAACCGACGCTAAATTAGAGTGTAAATGGGGTGCTTTCTCTCTCCAGAGTATTTCTCCGGTTTGGGAGTCGCTTTCTAATTCTTGGGGTGTCATTCCTGTGAGTAGATAAATCGCTGTCAATCCCAAACTGTACAAGTCACTCGAGTAAACTGGACGTCCTGCGGCTTGTTCTGACGCCATATAACCGGAGGTACCAATAGCTATAGACATTGATCCTTGCTGATTGGCTTGGGTAATCACTGCTTCTTTGACCGCGCCAAAATCTATCAATACTGGTAGGCGATCGCTCTGACGTAAGATAATATTTTCTGGCTTGATATCTCTATGAATTATTTTGTAACTATGTGTGTATTCTAATACTGGCAACAGTTTTCTCAATATCTCTGTTACCTCTTCTTCTTTTAGTGGTCCTTCTTTGTTGACCTTTTGTTTCAGGTTAACTCCCTCTATCCATTCTTGTACCAGATAAAAGTCTCCACCTTCGGCAAAGTAAGCGTAGAGTCGGGGAATTTGAGGGCTTTTTTCCCCTAATTCTTCTAAAATAGCTGCTTCTCTGTGAAAACGATCTTTTACCCACTCTTCTGGTGGCTGTACAGCCGGTTTTAGCTGTTTAATCACGCATTGGCGCTCTGAAGGTAGGTGAATGTCTGTCGCCAAGAAAGTCTCCCCAAAACCTCCTCTACCCAGAGTTTGGAGCATACGATAACGGTTATTGAGTAGCTTGGTTTCCATCATCAAAAAATTTGGGTTTGAAACCCCGTCCAAAGCGCGAAGCGTAGGACGGCTTTACATTCTCTAGTAACTAACAATTAAACCAGTAGAACGTTGGATTAATGTCAC is a window encoding:
- a CDS encoding pentapeptide repeat-containing protein, which translates into the protein MATEPAKDSWELPDISWQITQQRRNLLNQSKNYSPITLLLLGLVIMSIGLSSKIPWMGISGAIFSLLLSLRIIFPSIKAWLLVYLTPDERKSLLGFIGFGLALLGLFNYIGVYGLIRNWLDQIKWDEFGSWAEWFGAFGQIMIAVLAVYVAWEQYVISRDLTIQQNRITQQQTIDAYFQGVSELALNEEGLLEDWPQERAIAEGRTAAIMSSIDANGKAKVLRFLSRSRLIVPLQRDQQLGRPMLDGYGNYAEDRAYGVRVIFLGVMLAGADLAGQDLRWTDLSEANMVRSDLRKADLVKANLSRTVLYEADLSGADLKSTRFFYGSVETASPRSRKYPPNYETGAYTGAVVENVNCTNVQNLNREQRYYLCAWGGNLTRKTIPGGCEGIPNRLEGDIK
- a CDS encoding serine/threonine-protein kinase, whose translation is MMETKLLNNRYRMLQTLGRGGFGETFLATDIHLPSERQCVIKQLKPAVQPPEEWVKDRFHREAAILEELGEKSPQIPRLYAYFAEGGDFYLVQEWIEGVNLKQKVNKEGPLKEEEVTEILRKLLPVLEYTHSYKIIHRDIKPENIILRQSDRLPVLIDFGAVKEAVITQANQQGSMSIAIGTSGYMASEQAAGRPVYSSDLYSLGLTAIYLLTGMTPQELESDSQTGEILWREKAPHLHSNLASVIDRAIRFHPRDRFPSAQVMLQALTPQQQASTGRTLVVAPEYPQKKAENPTGATLALNHPYLEPQGNNPLKLLIPLFLGGITLGTLFLLFGVSLFLPRDKSIPVVTPETSTPAPLTLPTLEPHRSGAVAPYATQVPVTPEEITKEPETIVPLDPKPTPVTTEVPTFNLGTEQEQILQAMGEPDSQQRGFWHNTIVWSYSNAVTGVEVKYLFDTETQQLRQSEAIFSPDTSLELMQETLNSFLGGKAPSAIQTALEAVYSNQTDLRSFNHEQKKGMIRRDTREKINIIVSAADFH